One part of the Phoenix dactylifera cultivar Barhee BC4 chromosome 4, palm_55x_up_171113_PBpolish2nd_filt_p, whole genome shotgun sequence genome encodes these proteins:
- the LOC103708178 gene encoding DNA-binding protein DDB_G0278111-like isoform X2, which produces MDDPELEAIRQRRIQELMAQHGLGSQQNAGQQKAQEDAKREAEEHRQLMLSQILSAQARERLARIALVKPDKARGVEDVLLRAAQMGQISEKVSEERLISLLEQINNQTSKQTKVTIQRRRSVLEDDD; this is translated from the exons ATG GATGATCCAGAGCTAGAAGCCATTAGGCAAAGAAGGATACAAGAATTGATGGCACAACATGGCCTG GGTAGTCAGCAAAATGCAGGACAACAGAAAGCACAAGAAGATGCCAAAAG gGAAGCTGAAGAACACAGACAGTTGATGCTTAGTCAGATATTGTCtgctcaagcaagagaaagaT TAGCTCGTATTGCTTTGGTGAAGCCTGACAAGGCAAGAGGAGTAGAAGATGTGCTTCTTAGAGCTGCTCAAATGGGACAGATCTCTGAAAAG GTATCTGAAGAGAGGCTTATTTCACTTCTTGAGCAGATCAACAACCAAACAAGCAAACAGACTAAAGTTACG ATTCAAAGGCGTCGGAGTGTTCTCGAAGATGATGATTAA
- the LOC103708177 gene encoding tropomyosin alpha-4 chain-like codes for MEGKDDGVVSNGSVALEKDEALIGTLDQDQEGGEKEKKAETDADGTIYLIGDEFQGLQAEKQELERQLDDARKELHRAEGENRSLAGQAHHLEGELVRTQEDLAAAASAAEDFEAEADHLKRAIKDLEADKASLIADKAALEAKISALEGRLLAAAEEKEGKVRALQAKAEELEMKVRDLTEGLRHSKEQAKEAVEEQAKIGAAREEELQQVIKALEETKTRLEGEHAEFCSNIDRNLGERDAAVAAMEKGLNVAWVAAAVASVGAVAAGAVAVYLRKVGQR; via the coding sequence ATGGAGGGCAAAGACGACGGCGTTGTATCCAACGGCAGCGTCGCTCTCGAGAAGGACGAAGCCCTAATCGGAACCCtcgatcaagatcaagaagggggcgagaaggagaagaaggcggAAACCGATGCCGACGGCACGATCTATCTCATCGGCGACGAGTTCCAGGGCCTCCAGGCCGAGAAGCAGGAGCTCGAACGCCAGCTTGACGACGCCCGGAAGGAGCTCCACCGCGCCGAGGGGGAGAACCGCTCCCTCGCCGGCCAGGCCCACCACCTTGAGGGCGAGCTCGTCCGCACCCAGGAGGACCTCGCCGCCGCGGCCTCCGCCGCTGAGGACTTCGAGGCCGAGGCCGACCACCTGAAGCGCGCCATCAAGGACCTGGAGGCCGACAAGGCCTCGCTCATCGCCGACAAGGCCGCGCTGGAGGCCAAGATCTCCGCACTCGAGGGGCGCCTCCTCGCTGCCGCCGAGGAGAAGGAAGGGAAGGTCCGAGCCCTCCAGGCAAAGGCCGAGGAGCTTGAGATGAAGGTGCGGGACCTCACCGAGGGGCTGAGGCACTCCAAGGAGCAGGCAAAAGAGGCCGTGGAGGAGCAGGCCAAGATCGGGGCGGCGCGGGAAGAGGAGCTCCAGCAGGTCATTAAGGCCCTCGAGGAGACCAAGACTCGATTGGAAGGGGAGCACGCTGAATTCTGTTCCAATATCGACAGGAATCTTGGCGAGAGGGATGCTGCTGTGGCAGCGATGGAGAAGGGTCTGAACGTTGCTTGGGTGGCGGCAGCGGTGGCATCAGTCGGAGCAGTAGCTGCGGGCGCTGTGGCTGTCTATCTTCGCAAAGTCGGGCAGAGGTAA
- the LOC103708178 gene encoding DNA-binding protein DDB_G0278111-like isoform X1, translating into MINKYFKNYFLNSFISSGAWHLLNQGSQQNAGQQKAQEDAKREAEEHRQLMLSQILSAQARERLARIALVKPDKARGVEDVLLRAAQMGQISEKVSEERLISLLEQINNQTSKQTKVTIQRRRSVLEDDD; encoded by the exons ATGATAAataaatactttaaaaattaCTTCCTTAATTCTTTTATATCCTCTGGTGCATGGCATCTTTTGAATCAGGGTAGTCAGCAAAATGCAGGACAACAGAAAGCACAAGAAGATGCCAAAAG gGAAGCTGAAGAACACAGACAGTTGATGCTTAGTCAGATATTGTCtgctcaagcaagagaaagaT TAGCTCGTATTGCTTTGGTGAAGCCTGACAAGGCAAGAGGAGTAGAAGATGTGCTTCTTAGAGCTGCTCAAATGGGACAGATCTCTGAAAAG GTATCTGAAGAGAGGCTTATTTCACTTCTTGAGCAGATCAACAACCAAACAAGCAAACAGACTAAAGTTACG ATTCAAAGGCGTCGGAGTGTTCTCGAAGATGATGATTAA